A DNA window from uncultured Methanoregula sp. contains the following coding sequences:
- a CDS encoding class I SAM-dependent methyltransferase — protein MSPGSPQKKHHQHDVFSPKNAAHLDTPLRRLIYRPDRLAEQYVKPGSRVLDFGCGPGFFTREFAKQVGENGQVFSVDLQEEMLRILRGKLEPEGLISRITTHQCRPDSINLPPDLNGTFDAAFTIFVVHEVPDPEKLFREIALLLKPGGTLYYTEPPFIVSGKEFRENLALAEEAGFLQVERSFFFVNRATVLRKV, from the coding sequence ATGAGCCCGGGTAGTCCCCAGAAAAAACACCACCAGCACGATGTTTTCTCTCCAAAGAACGCTGCGCATCTCGACACTCCCCTGCGCCGGTTGATCTACCGCCCCGACCGGCTTGCGGAACAGTACGTGAAGCCCGGCAGCCGGGTTCTCGACTTCGGGTGTGGTCCGGGATTCTTCACCCGCGAGTTTGCAAAGCAGGTCGGGGAGAACGGGCAGGTTTTCTCCGTGGATTTACAGGAGGAGATGCTCCGGATCCTCCGGGGAAAACTGGAACCCGAAGGCCTCATCTCCCGTATCACAACGCACCAGTGCAGGCCGGACTCCATCAATCTTCCCCCGGACCTGAACGGGACATTTGATGCAGCCTTCACCATCTTCGTTGTCCACGAAGTACCGGATCCGGAAAAACTGTTCCGGGAGATCGCCCTGCTGTTGAAGCCCGGTGGTACGCTCTACTATACCGAACCGCCGTTCATAGTGTCCGGCAAAGAGTTCCGGGAGAATCTTGCGCTCGCTGAGGAAGCAGGTTTCCTGCAGGTTGAGCGGTCATTCTTTTTTGTGAACCGGGCCACGGTCCTGAGGAAGGTTTGA
- a CDS encoding VIT1/CCC1 transporter family protein, translated as MNGTKNSSFLSRTKESIRNCSGEIVFGMSDGVVSIFGLVAGMVAGAQSGNVILLAGATAAIAATVSMMAGVFLDLESERDAARVEAKERAAEISSDPDGAVKKLISDLQGTGLSAKSLDAIHEDMKANPLAIQKFEDAVAGEEETAAQKTSPVIHACWMGVADFIAAMTPVIPFIFLPLEQAKVVFIFGTALLLILLGIGRAKLGERPMFRTILETCAIAAAAAIAGALVGLLVSS; from the coding sequence ATGAATGGGACAAAAAACTCATCATTTCTCTCACGGACTAAGGAATCAATCCGAAACTGTTCCGGTGAGATCGTCTTTGGCATGTCGGACGGCGTTGTCTCCATCTTCGGCCTTGTGGCCGGGATGGTTGCGGGTGCCCAGTCCGGGAACGTGATCCTCCTCGCCGGTGCAACAGCTGCAATCGCGGCAACGGTATCGATGATGGCCGGAGTCTTCCTCGATCTGGAGTCCGAGCGGGATGCAGCCCGGGTGGAGGCAAAGGAGCGGGCAGCGGAAATCAGCAGCGATCCTGATGGTGCGGTGAAGAAGCTGATATCCGATCTCCAGGGGACCGGCCTGAGCGCGAAGAGCCTTGACGCGATCCACGAGGACATGAAAGCAAACCCTCTGGCAATCCAGAAGTTCGAGGATGCGGTAGCCGGTGAGGAGGAGACTGCAGCACAGAAAACCTCCCCGGTTATCCACGCCTGCTGGATGGGAGTGGCGGATTTTATCGCAGCAATGACGCCGGTGATCCCGTTCATCTTCCTTCCTTTGGAACAGGCAAAAGTTGTCTTTATCTTCGGGACTGCCCTGCTCCTCATCCTGCTCGGTATCGGGAGGGCAAAGCTGGGCGAACGCCCGATGTTCCGGACTATCCTTGAGACCTGCGCGATTGCAGCTGCCGCAGCCATCGCAGGTGCACTCGTAGGCCTGCTGGTCAGCAGCTGA
- a CDS encoding V-type ATP synthase subunit B: MKEYRTISKIAGPLVFVEKTEPIAYGELVNIVLFDGTIKRGQVLDTSDELVVVQIFETTTGIGKDSGVRFTGETIKMPVGREMLGRILSGGGKPIDGGPEIVPEKRLDITGAAINPYARGMPADFIQTGISTIDGTNTLVRGQKLPIFSGAGLPHNNVALQIARQAKVPGSTESFAVVFAAMGITKEEANYFMQDFERTGALEHAVVFLNLADDPAVERIITPRLALTTAEYLAFELGMHVLVILTDMTNYCEALRQIGAAREEVPGRRGYPGYMYTDLACIYERAGMIKGQKGSVTQIPILTMPGDDITHPIPDLTGYITEGQIVVNRDLHRKGIYPPINVLPSLSRLMNLGIGKGKTRDDHKKVSDQMYAGYAEGNDLRGLVAIVGKDALSERDRLLLEFADLFENRFVRQGYDEDRTIEDTLTIGWDLLSTLPVEQLTRIDRELIQKYHPKIKAGAKKE, translated from the coding sequence ATGAAGGAATACAGGACGATTAGCAAGATTGCCGGTCCCCTCGTCTTTGTCGAAAAGACCGAGCCAATCGCCTATGGAGAACTTGTAAACATAGTTCTCTTCGACGGCACTATCAAGCGCGGCCAGGTGCTCGACACGAGCGACGAGCTCGTCGTTGTCCAGATCTTCGAAACCACAACCGGTATCGGTAAGGACAGCGGAGTCCGGTTCACCGGCGAAACCATCAAGATGCCCGTAGGCCGTGAGATGCTCGGCCGTATCCTGTCCGGTGGCGGTAAGCCAATCGACGGCGGCCCGGAGATTGTCCCGGAGAAGCGCCTCGACATTACCGGTGCGGCCATCAACCCGTACGCCCGTGGCATGCCTGCTGATTTCATCCAGACCGGTATCTCCACGATTGACGGTACTAACACCCTTGTCCGGGGCCAGAAGCTCCCGATCTTCTCGGGTGCAGGTCTCCCGCACAACAATGTTGCGCTGCAGATCGCAAGGCAGGCAAAAGTTCCCGGATCAACCGAGAGTTTCGCTGTAGTCTTCGCTGCCATGGGTATCACCAAGGAAGAAGCGAACTACTTCATGCAGGACTTCGAGCGCACCGGTGCTCTCGAACACGCCGTCGTCTTCCTCAACCTTGCAGATGACCCGGCTGTCGAGCGTATCATCACCCCGCGTCTCGCCCTGACTACCGCAGAATACCTCGCCTTCGAGCTTGGTATGCACGTGCTGGTTATCCTCACGGATATGACCAACTACTGTGAAGCGCTCCGTCAGATCGGTGCAGCCCGTGAAGAGGTGCCCGGTCGCCGTGGCTACCCGGGATACATGTACACGGACCTCGCCTGTATCTACGAGCGGGCCGGTATGATCAAGGGCCAGAAGGGTTCTGTCACCCAGATCCCGATCCTGACGATGCCCGGTGACGATATCACCCACCCGATCCCCGACCTGACGGGATACATTACCGAAGGACAGATCGTGGTCAACCGTGATCTGCACCGCAAGGGTATCTACCCGCCCATCAACGTACTGCCCTCGCTGTCACGTCTGATGAACCTCGGTATCGGCAAGGGCAAGACCCGTGACGACCACAAGAAGGTCTCCGACCAGATGTACGCTGGGTATGCAGAAGGCAACGACCTCCGCGGCCTCGTGGCCATCGTCGGTAAGGACGCCCTCTCCGAGCGCGACCGCCTGCTCCTCGAATTCGCGGATCTCTTCGAGAACCGCTTCGTCCGCCAGGGGTATGACGAGGACCGTACGATCGAAGACACCCTCACCATCGGCTGGGACCTTCTCTCTACGCTGCCGGTTGAGCAGCTCACCCGTATCGACCGTGAACTCATCCAGAAGTACCACCCCAAGATCAAGGCCGGTGCAAAGAAGGAGTAA
- a CDS encoding MFS transporter produces the protein MPGTPVIAQNPAPMITPTGKKIVLLIAVLSGFLTPFDGSAVNVALPVMGAEFHMDAISLSWIATAYLLAAALFLVPFGKIADIYGRKKIYLFGIAIFTIASLAMTMVPSTSLLIAVRVVQGFGGAMIYGTGVAILSSVFPPGERGKALGIYIMAVYFGLTMGPFLGGVLTQYFGWRSIFLVNVPIGIIACLLVLWKLDGEWADCAGERFDLTGSVIYACSLVAVMYGFSIVPDHLGFGLIALGCILGVAFALYELRVPVPVLDMRLFLKNRVFAFSNLAALINYSATFAVTFLLSLDLQYTKGYSPDHAGLILIIQPAIMAILSPVAGRLSDRIEPQVVASIGMALTAVGLFMLIFVVESTSLMYIILCLIVLGLGFGLFSSPNTNAIMGSVEKRYYGVASGMNGTMRLVGQMLSMGVAMMLFAIFIGPAVITPDYYPQFITSMHYAFVIFAILCVIGIGASLMRGKRLPATGTQTGSNE, from the coding sequence ATGCCTGGCACGCCGGTGATTGCCCAGAATCCGGCACCCATGATAACCCCGACCGGCAAAAAGATCGTGCTCCTGATAGCCGTACTGTCCGGGTTCCTCACGCCATTTGACGGTTCGGCCGTGAATGTCGCCCTGCCGGTTATGGGGGCGGAATTCCACATGGATGCCATTTCCCTCTCGTGGATAGCAACTGCATACCTCCTTGCCGCCGCCCTCTTCCTTGTGCCGTTCGGCAAGATCGCGGACATCTACGGCAGAAAAAAGATCTACTTGTTTGGCATTGCGATCTTCACCATCGCCTCCCTCGCGATGACGATGGTCCCTTCAACCAGCCTGCTTATTGCAGTCCGGGTGGTCCAGGGATTCGGGGGGGCCATGATCTACGGTACGGGCGTTGCAATCCTCTCTTCAGTCTTCCCCCCGGGGGAGAGAGGAAAAGCGCTTGGGATCTACATCATGGCCGTGTACTTCGGGCTCACCATGGGGCCGTTCCTGGGCGGGGTCCTGACCCAGTACTTCGGCTGGCGGAGCATCTTCCTTGTGAATGTTCCCATCGGGATCATCGCCTGCCTGCTTGTTCTCTGGAAGCTGGACGGGGAATGGGCGGATTGCGCAGGAGAACGCTTCGATCTCACCGGATCGGTCATTTATGCCTGCTCGCTCGTAGCCGTGATGTACGGGTTCTCGATCGTACCGGATCATCTGGGCTTCGGCCTCATTGCTCTTGGCTGTATCCTTGGGGTGGCGTTTGCCCTGTACGAACTCCGGGTGCCGGTACCGGTCCTGGACATGCGCCTTTTCCTGAAAAACCGGGTCTTTGCCTTCTCGAACCTCGCCGCGCTCATCAACTACAGTGCTACCTTTGCCGTCACGTTCCTGCTGAGTCTGGATCTTCAGTACACCAAAGGATACTCTCCCGACCATGCCGGACTCATCCTGATCATCCAGCCCGCCATCATGGCAATCCTCTCCCCGGTCGCCGGCCGGCTCTCCGACCGGATCGAGCCCCAGGTCGTTGCTTCGATCGGGATGGCGCTCACGGCGGTCGGGTTGTTTATGCTCATCTTTGTCGTGGAATCGACATCTCTCATGTACATAATTCTCTGCCTGATTGTGCTCGGGCTTGGCTTTGGTCTCTTCTCCTCGCCGAATACCAATGCAATCATGGGTTCGGTGGAGAAACGGTACTACGGCGTTGCATCCGGCATGAACGGGACCATGCGGCTCGTCGGCCAGATGCTCTCGATGGGGGTTGCGATGATGCTCTTTGCCATCTTCATCGGTCCTGCCGTTATCACGCCCGACTACTATCCCCAGTTCATCACGAGCATGCACTATGCATTTGTGATATTTGCCATACTCTGCGTCATAGGGATCGGGGCATCCCTTATGCGGGGGAAACGGCTGCCGGCAACGGGTACGCAGACTGGCAGCAATGAATAA
- a CDS encoding ATP synthase subunit A: MEVKGKQAKETKQGVLKRIAGPVVTAVNLDAHMYDVVKVGKEALMGEVIKIQGDSVIIQVYEDTSGIRPGEPVTNTGLSLAVELGPGLLTSIYDGIQRPLEVLVDKMGNFIQRGVTAPGLSHEKKWTFKPVVKAGDKIEPGAVLGEVQETNIVQKIMLPPNAKPGVVKTIKSGDFTVDETICVLEDGREYPMIQRWPVRVPRPVKEKKNPTIPLITGQRILDGLFPIAKGGTAAIPGPFGSGKTVTQQQLAKWSDAEIVVYIGCGERGNEMTEVLTEFPHLEDPKSGKPLMERTVLIANTSNMPVAAREASVYTGITIAEYFRDMGYDVSLMADSTSRWAEAMREISSRLEEMPGEEGYPAYLAARLSEFYERAGLVETLNGASGSVSVIGAVSPPGGDFSEPVTQNTLRIVKVFWALDAKLSQRRHFPAINWLNSYSLYLEALHDYYDREVSPDWNKIRSWAMEVLQKEAELQEIVQLVGSDALPESEQVTIEVARMIREIFLQQNAYDAVDTFCDMKKQYDMMKAIKTFADLAYAAQLAGVSPAQINTVKAKNELPQIKFIKEYKPELAKIEKQMDAEFNTLRSAA; the protein is encoded by the coding sequence GTGGAAGTAAAAGGAAAACAAGCAAAAGAGACAAAACAAGGGGTCCTGAAAAGGATCGCCGGCCCTGTCGTTACGGCAGTCAACCTTGACGCCCACATGTACGATGTGGTGAAGGTCGGCAAAGAAGCGCTGATGGGAGAAGTCATCAAGATCCAGGGCGATAGCGTCATCATCCAGGTATACGAGGATACGTCAGGTATCCGCCCGGGTGAACCGGTAACCAACACCGGTCTGTCGCTCGCGGTTGAACTCGGCCCTGGTCTCCTGACCAGTATCTACGATGGCATCCAGCGTCCTCTGGAAGTCCTCGTGGACAAGATGGGCAACTTCATCCAGCGTGGTGTAACCGCTCCCGGCCTCTCCCATGAAAAGAAGTGGACCTTCAAACCGGTAGTGAAAGCCGGCGACAAGATCGAACCGGGCGCAGTTCTCGGCGAAGTTCAGGAAACGAACATCGTCCAGAAGATCATGCTCCCCCCCAATGCAAAGCCTGGGGTTGTCAAGACTATCAAGAGCGGGGACTTCACGGTTGACGAGACCATCTGTGTTCTCGAAGACGGCCGCGAATACCCGATGATCCAGCGCTGGCCGGTCCGTGTCCCCCGCCCCGTGAAAGAGAAGAAGAACCCGACGATTCCCCTGATCACCGGTCAGCGTATCCTCGACGGTCTCTTCCCGATTGCAAAGGGTGGCACTGCAGCAATTCCCGGCCCGTTCGGGAGCGGCAAGACCGTTACCCAGCAGCAGCTGGCCAAGTGGTCGGATGCCGAGATCGTGGTCTACATCGGCTGCGGTGAACGCGGCAACGAGATGACAGAAGTTCTGACCGAATTCCCTCACCTCGAAGACCCCAAGTCCGGAAAGCCCCTCATGGAGCGGACGGTGCTCATCGCAAACACCTCCAACATGCCGGTCGCTGCCCGTGAAGCATCGGTATACACTGGTATCACCATCGCGGAATACTTCCGTGACATGGGGTACGACGTATCCCTGATGGCGGACTCGACTTCCCGCTGGGCAGAAGCCATGCGTGAGATCTCCTCGCGTCTCGAAGAGATGCCCGGTGAAGAAGGATATCCTGCATACCTTGCAGCCCGCCTCTCGGAGTTCTACGAGCGGGCCGGCCTTGTCGAGACCCTCAATGGTGCCTCCGGGTCGGTCTCGGTTATCGGGGCAGTATCCCCGCCCGGCGGAGACTTCTCGGAGCCGGTCACCCAGAACACCCTGCGTATCGTGAAAGTCTTCTGGGCACTGGATGCGAAACTCTCCCAGCGCCGGCACTTCCCGGCTATCAACTGGCTCAACTCCTACTCCCTCTATCTCGAGGCTCTCCACGATTACTATGACCGGGAAGTCTCGCCCGACTGGAACAAGATCCGGTCCTGGGCCATGGAAGTCCTCCAGAAGGAGGCAGAACTCCAGGAGATCGTGCAGCTCGTTGGTTCCGACGCTCTGCCCGAGTCAGAGCAGGTGACGATCGAAGTTGCCCGTATGATTCGTGAGATCTTCCTCCAGCAGAACGCTTACGACGCAGTCGACACGTTCTGTGATATGAAGAAACAGTACGACATGATGAAGGCGATCAAGACCTTCGCAGACCTTGCCTACGCAGCCCAGCTCGCTGGCGTCAGCCCGGCACAGATCAATACGGTCAAGGCCAAGAACGAGTTGCCCCAGATCAAGTTCATCAAGGAGTACAAGCCCGAACTCGCCAAGATCGAGAAGCAGATGGACGCTGAGTTCAACACCCTGAGGTCGGCAGCATGA
- a CDS encoding V-type ATP synthase subunit D — translation MALRDIKPTRSELINLKRKIQLSERGYKILKMKRDGLILEFFKILANAKDSRGELLRKYDRAVEMMAVANTVEGAIGVKSAAFSVKEVPEINLKSKNIMGVVVPQIESSKVKKSVVDRGYGMLGTSTVIDETASAFEDLVEAIIESAEIETTMKRLLDEIEKTKRRVNALEFKVIPELTAARDFIKMRLDEMEREELFRMKKIKARGSS, via the coding sequence ATGGCGCTGCGCGATATCAAGCCAACCCGTTCGGAGCTGATCAACCTCAAGCGGAAGATCCAGCTCTCCGAGCGCGGCTACAAGATCCTCAAGATGAAGCGCGATGGACTGATCTTGGAATTTTTCAAGATCCTTGCAAACGCAAAGGACAGCAGGGGCGAACTTCTCAGGAAGTACGACAGGGCCGTCGAGATGATGGCCGTCGCCAACACCGTTGAAGGTGCAATAGGAGTGAAATCCGCTGCATTCTCCGTCAAGGAAGTGCCGGAGATCAACCTGAAGAGCAAGAACATCATGGGGGTTGTCGTCCCCCAGATCGAGTCTTCAAAAGTCAAGAAGAGCGTGGTAGACCGCGGCTATGGTATGCTCGGTACATCCACGGTCATCGATGAGACGGCATCCGCGTTCGAAGACCTGGTTGAGGCCATCATCGAGAGTGCCGAGATCGAGACCACGATGAAGCGGCTGCTCGACGAGATCGAGAAGACCAAACGCCGGGTCAATGCACTCGAGTTCAAGGTCATCCCCGAACTCACCGCGGCCCGGGACTTCATCAAGATGCGCCTTGACGAGATGGAAAGAGAAGAACTCTTCCGGATGAAGAAGATCAAGGCAAGAGGCAGTTCATAG
- a CDS encoding phosphoglycerate kinase produces MTIGTIKDLGAEGKTVLLRLDLNSPIDPSSNLILDDKRFREHLPTIRALSGSRVVIVTHQSRPGKKDFTTLEAHSEKLEQLLGKPVTYVDSIFGRHAREAVHAMKTGEVLMLENVRFNAEENLTLKPEEAKKTHLVKKLSSMADVFVNDAFGTAHRSQPTVVGLPMAMRSAGGLLMEKEVFTLSKVFSGAPRPVCMVLGGTKVDDSIDVARHVLDKGIADQVIVIGVVANVFLIAAGYNIGKPSTQLIAQLKYQAEIEKAKEILALYKDRVVMPQSVAVRENNRRVEYPVEKIPVEAPVLDIGMEAIADFVQALKKSGTVVFNGPAGLFEEADFATGTYELLKAASRVEFSVVGGGHTAAVIEKMGLDSDFTHISTGGGACIEFLTGKKLPAVDALEQSKKIFG; encoded by the coding sequence ATGACGATTGGAACGATTAAGGATCTGGGTGCTGAGGGAAAGACCGTTCTTTTAAGGCTTGACCTCAACTCCCCCATTGACCCCTCCTCCAACCTTATTCTTGATGACAAACGTTTCCGCGAACACCTTCCCACCATCAGGGCTCTGTCAGGCAGCCGCGTTGTGATCGTCACCCACCAGAGCCGGCCGGGAAAGAAGGATTTCACAACGCTCGAAGCCCACTCCGAGAAACTTGAACAGCTTCTGGGAAAACCGGTAACCTACGTTGACAGCATCTTCGGCCGTCATGCCCGGGAGGCCGTGCATGCTATGAAGACCGGCGAGGTGCTGATGCTGGAGAACGTCCGGTTCAATGCAGAAGAGAACCTGACGCTCAAACCGGAAGAGGCGAAAAAGACCCACCTTGTCAAGAAACTCTCATCAATGGCAGATGTTTTTGTCAACGATGCGTTCGGCACAGCCCACCGTTCACAGCCCACCGTTGTCGGGCTCCCGATGGCTATGCGATCGGCAGGAGGACTTCTCATGGAGAAGGAAGTCTTCACGCTCTCGAAAGTCTTCTCCGGAGCCCCGCGACCTGTCTGCATGGTGCTCGGCGGTACCAAGGTGGATGATTCCATCGATGTCGCCCGCCATGTTCTCGACAAAGGGATCGCCGACCAGGTGATCGTGATCGGGGTAGTAGCGAATGTCTTCTTAATAGCAGCCGGATACAACATCGGCAAACCCTCCACCCAGCTGATTGCCCAGCTCAAATACCAGGCCGAGATCGAGAAGGCAAAGGAGATCCTTGCCCTGTACAAAGATCGCGTTGTCATGCCCCAGTCAGTGGCAGTCCGGGAGAACAACCGGCGTGTCGAATACCCGGTTGAGAAGATCCCCGTGGAAGCACCGGTTCTCGATATCGGTATGGAGGCAATTGCAGACTTCGTCCAAGCACTCAAAAAATCCGGTACCGTGGTCTTCAACGGCCCGGCCGGGCTCTTCGAAGAAGCGGACTTTGCAACCGGCACGTACGAGCTGCTCAAAGCTGCATCCCGGGTGGAATTCTCGGTTGTCGGTGGCGGCCATACCGCTGCTGTCATCGAGAAGATGGGACTCGATTCCGACTTCACGCACATCTCAACCGGTGGCGGGGCTTGTATTGAATTCCTGACCGGGAAAAAACTGCCCGCCGTGGATGCCCTTGAGCAGTCAAAAAAGATATTCGGTTAA
- a CDS encoding V-type ATP synthase subunit F, with protein sequence MEIAVIGNSEFILGFRLAGIRKTYAAESDEKLTEHVTSVLADNDVGILVLNSSDMDRIPRKLRVTLENSVKPTVIAIGGEEGGLSMRERIKRSVGVDLWK encoded by the coding sequence ATGGAGATCGCAGTTATCGGCAACAGTGAGTTCATCCTCGGGTTCCGGCTCGCAGGCATCCGCAAGACCTATGCTGCGGAGAGCGACGAGAAACTGACCGAACACGTCACCAGCGTTCTCGCGGACAACGATGTCGGCATCCTTGTCCTCAACAGCAGCGATATGGACCGCATCCCCAGGAAACTTCGCGTTACACTGGAAAACTCCGTCAAACCGACAGTTATTGCCATCGGAGGCGAAGAAGGGGGACTCTCCATGCGGGAGAGAATCAAGAGATCGGTGGGTGTTGATCTGTGGAAGTAA
- a CDS encoding HEAT repeat domain-containing protein produces the protein MDLMAEKLNGEWYSSFPRRGAVYDLTYAALSGKTPEERFQAVIMLGKSDDPRAVRPLMDLLSDRDAGIRCAATTALGQLKSGRSVEALLERLKDRDEMVEIRSQAIIALVAIRSTGALRGLREFSLEPDEDPQLRSWAGAHLSQAGTW, from the coding sequence ATGGATTTGATGGCGGAAAAACTCAATGGTGAATGGTACAGCAGCTTCCCCCGGAGGGGAGCGGTGTATGATCTGACGTATGCAGCATTGTCCGGTAAAACCCCCGAAGAACGGTTCCAGGCGGTCATCATGCTCGGGAAGAGCGACGACCCCCGGGCAGTCCGGCCCCTGATGGATCTGCTCTCCGACAGGGATGCCGGGATACGATGTGCGGCGACAACGGCTCTCGGCCAGCTCAAGAGCGGGCGTTCGGTCGAGGCGCTGCTTGAGCGGCTGAAAGATCGGGACGAAATGGTGGAGATCCGGTCCCAGGCAATAATCGCTCTTGTTGCGATCCGGAGTACCGGGGCTCTCCGGGGCCTGAGGGAGTTCTCTCTTGAACCGGATGAAGATCCGCAGCTCCGCTCATGGGCTGGAGCGCATCTTTCCCAGGCTGGTACCTGGTAA
- the rlmH gene encoding 23S rRNA (pseudouridine(1915)-N(3))-methyltransferase RlmH, with amino-acid sequence MQIRVIGIGKIKEKFLQEGIAEYEKRLRPYAKVQVVEIADEKRPLSASPATEAAAMEKEGERVLAAVPAGSVVIALDVKGQALTSIEFAEAFRRWELAGKSQVVFVIGGDLGLSPAILSVGDLRLSLSNMTFTHPMARFILLEQIYRAFRILRNEPYHK; translated from the coding sequence ATGCAGATCCGTGTTATTGGCATCGGGAAGATCAAGGAGAAGTTCCTGCAGGAAGGAATAGCAGAGTACGAAAAACGCCTGCGGCCATATGCGAAAGTGCAGGTTGTCGAGATTGCTGACGAGAAACGGCCATTGTCCGCCTCTCCCGCAACAGAAGCCGCAGCTATGGAAAAGGAAGGGGAACGGGTTCTTGCGGCAGTCCCGGCAGGATCGGTTGTCATTGCCCTTGATGTGAAGGGACAGGCCTTGACAAGTATCGAGTTCGCCGAGGCATTCAGGCGATGGGAGCTCGCCGGGAAGAGCCAGGTTGTGTTTGTCATAGGAGGGGATCTCGGACTCTCCCCGGCCATCCTTTCAGTAGGCGATCTGCGTCTCTCGCTCTCGAACATGACGTTCACGCACCCTATGGCCCGGTTCATTCTCCTGGAACAGATTTACCGGGCATTCCGGATTCTCCGGAATGAACCGTACCATAAATAA
- the lysS gene encoding lysine--tRNA ligase: protein MTSPTENTAFDQTRLDKIAALREKGLSMFPPTFDRKNTVLEIKTTYADITHDKSAESVSTAGRIYIVRNHGKTIFADLGDETGKIQLYIRKNDLGEEQFELFNQYVERGDIVGVCGHVFRTKLGEITIWVDSFTLLCKAVCSLPEKFHGLKDIEKRYRQRYVDLIVNDENRQTFRNRSRIVSLLRRYLDDHGFLEFETPILQPVYGGANARPFTTYHNFLDQKLFLRIAPELYLKRLIVGGFEQVFEISRNFRNEGVDADHNPEFTMVEIYWVYRDFRDMMELTENIVTYIIDKVHGKYELPFGETTLNFTKPWRKLSMADSVKEIGGIDIFAHSVEELRKLAHEHRLEDPDKPQSQREYLIAFFEGLVEEKLIQPTFIYDYPVENSPLAKRHREKEGFTERFELFIAGMEVGNGFSELNDPVDQKERFEAQDEKRRLGDVEAQMIDYDFINAIGYGMPPTGGVGIGIDRLVMLLTNNNSIKEVILFPSMKTLQPGEEEDGAEEKPEAGN from the coding sequence ATGACCAGTCCCACCGAGAATACTGCGTTCGACCAGACACGGCTCGACAAGATTGCAGCCCTCCGCGAAAAAGGGCTCTCCATGTTCCCCCCCACCTTCGACCGGAAGAACACGGTCCTTGAGATCAAGACAACCTACGCGGATATCACCCACGACAAGAGCGCCGAGAGCGTATCGACCGCGGGCAGGATCTACATTGTGCGTAACCACGGCAAGACGATCTTTGCCGATCTCGGGGATGAGACCGGCAAGATCCAGCTCTATATCCGCAAGAACGATCTCGGCGAGGAGCAGTTCGAGCTCTTCAACCAGTATGTGGAACGGGGGGACATTGTCGGGGTTTGCGGGCATGTCTTCCGGACCAAGCTGGGAGAGATCACCATCTGGGTGGATTCCTTCACCCTGCTCTGCAAGGCGGTCTGCTCCCTGCCGGAGAAGTTCCACGGGTTGAAGGACATCGAGAAGCGCTACCGCCAGCGGTACGTGGACCTGATCGTGAACGACGAGAACCGGCAGACCTTCAGGAACCGGAGCCGGATCGTCTCGCTCCTCCGCAGGTATCTGGACGACCATGGATTCCTCGAATTCGAGACCCCCATCCTCCAGCCGGTCTACGGTGGGGCAAACGCCCGGCCGTTCACAACCTACCACAACTTCCTTGACCAGAAACTCTTCCTCCGGATCGCACCCGAACTGTACCTGAAACGGCTGATCGTCGGAGGGTTCGAACAGGTCTTCGAGATCTCAAGGAACTTCCGGAACGAGGGTGTGGATGCGGACCACAACCCCGAGTTCACGATGGTGGAGATCTACTGGGTGTACCGGGACTTCCGGGACATGATGGAGCTCACCGAGAATATCGTGACATACATCATCGACAAGGTACACGGGAAATACGAGCTCCCGTTCGGTGAGACAACGCTCAACTTCACCAAACCGTGGAGGAAACTCTCCATGGCGGACTCCGTAAAGGAGATCGGCGGCATCGACATCTTTGCCCATTCGGTTGAGGAACTCCGGAAACTCGCCCACGAGCACCGGCTCGAGGACCCGGACAAGCCCCAGTCCCAGCGGGAGTACCTCATCGCCTTCTTCGAGGGCCTTGTCGAGGAGAAACTCATCCAGCCGACCTTTATCTACGATTACCCGGTCGAGAACTCACCTCTTGCAAAGCGCCACCGCGAGAAAGAGGGCTTCACCGAACGGTTCGAGCTCTTCATCGCCGGTATGGAAGTGGGCAACGGCTTCTCGGAACTCAATGACCCGGTCGACCAGAAAGAGCGGTTCGAAGCGCAGGACGAGAAGCGCCGGCTTGGGGATGTCGAGGCCCAGATGATCGACTACGATTTCATCAACGCCATCGGGTACGGCATGCCCCCGACGGGCGGGGTCGGGATTGGCATCGACCGGCTCGTGATGCTCTTAACAAACAACAATTCCATCAAGGAAGTCATTCTTTTCCCCTCGATGAAAACCCTCCAGCCGGGCGAGGAAGAAGACGGGGCAGAAGAGAAGCCGGAAGCCGGGAACTGA